Proteins from a genomic interval of Arachis hypogaea cultivar Tifrunner chromosome 10, arahy.Tifrunner.gnm2.J5K5, whole genome shotgun sequence:
- the LOC112717262 gene encoding uncharacterized protein yields the protein MLKLLASYNKEVDAVVLDNAPQNAIYTSPSIQKEILHVFARKVQNEIRNEIGNAKFCLIVDEARDESRREQMALVVRFVDKHGFVKERLIDVVHVKDTTSATLKQEICSALSHHNLNIQNVRGQGYDGASNMRGEWKGLQALIIQECPYAYYVHCFAHQLQLALVAAAKEVVDVHAFFQSLSNIINVVCSSCKRNDELRSAYATEISHLVATNQIETGRGANQIGTLKRSGDTRWSSHFNSICSLLRMFGATTSVLEDLATNGSTYSQRGDATYALKSLLSFDFVFILHMMKEIMGITDKLCQALQQKSQDILNAMHLVSSTKSLIQQLRDSSWGALLEKVSSFCNDHAIQIPDMGASFSDIIRSRRKKDVVTVEHHYRVDIFTSVIDFQLKELNSRFSEQATELLILSTSLDPKDAFKLFSVRFFVDKALFHIVPATFAELHRHFRHTFHELRHTLLHSHPFTITATATANNKFR from the exons atgttaaaattattagctTCTTACAATAAAGAAGTGGATGCAGTTGTTTTGGATAATGCTCCTCAAAATGCAATATACACATCACCTTCTATTCAAAAGGAAATTCTACATGTTTTTGCTAGAAAGGTGCAAAATGAAATTCGCAATGAGATTGGTAATGCAAAgttttgtttgattgttgatgaaGCTAGAGATGAATCTAGAAGAGAACAAATGGCACTTGTTGTTAGATTTGTTGATAAGCATGGATTTGTCAAAGAAAGGCTAATAGATGTTGTTCATGTCAAAGATACTACTTCTGCTACTCTAAAACAAGAGATTTGTTCTGCATTATCTCATCACAATCTCAACATTCAAAATGTTCGAGGTCAAGGGTATGACGGAGCTAGTAATATGCGTGGAGAGTGGAAAGGGTTACAAGCTTTAATTATTCAAGAATGTCCTTATGCATATTATGTTCATTGCTTTGCTCATCAATTACAGCTAGCTCTTGTTGCTGCGGCTAAAGAAGTTGTTGATGTTCATGCTTTTTTCCAAAGTTTGAGTAATATTATCAATGTTGTGTGCTCTTCTTGCAAACGCAATGATGAATTACGATCTGCTTATGCAACTGAAATTTCCCATTTAGTTGCAACTAATCAAATTGaaacaggaagaggagcaaaTCAAATTGGCACATTAAAAAGATCAGGAGATACCAGGTGGAGCTCTCACTTCAACTCAATTTGTAGCCTTTTACGTATGTTTGGAGCAACAACTTCAGTTCTGGAAGATTTGGCTACTAATGGATCTACATATTCTCAACGTGGTGATGCTACTTATGCTCTTAAatctttattatcatttgattttgttttcattttgcatATGATGAAAGAAATCATGGGAATCACTGATAAACTTTGTCAAGCATTGCAACAAAAATCTCAAGACATTTTGAATGCTATGCATCTGGTTTCTAGTACAAAGTCATTGATTCAACAGTTAAGAGATAGTAGTTGGGGAGCACTTTTGGAGAAAGTTAGTTCTTTCTGCAATGATCATGCTATTCAGATACCTGATATGGGTGCTTCTTTTAGTGACATAATTCGGTCTCGTCGTAAAAAGGATGTTGTCACTGTTGAACACCACTATCGTGTTGACATTTTTACTAGCGTGATAGATTTTCAATTGAAAGAGCTAAATAGTAGATTTAGTGAGCAAGCAACCGAGCTCCTCATACTGAGTACATCTCTAGATCCTAAAGATGCTTTCAAGTTATTCAGT GTAAGATTCTTCGTTGACAAAGCTTTGTTTCACATTGTCCCTGCAACCTTTGCCGAGCTCCACCGTCATTTCCGCCACACCTTTCATGAACTCCGTCACACACTC